Proteins encoded in a region of the Mycolicibacterium duvalii genome:
- the tyrS gene encoding tyrosine--tRNA ligase, giving the protein MGSSILDDLEWRGLVAQSTDRDALGQALAGGPVTVYSGFDPTAPSLHAGHLIPLLTLRRFQQAGHRPIVLAGGATGMIGDPRDVGERTLQTADTVAEWADRIRGQLERFVEFDGSATGAVIADNLTWTSELSAIEFLRDVGKHFSVNVMLDRDTVRRRLDGEGISYTEFSYMLLQANDFVELHQRYGCTLQVGGSDQWGNIIAGVRLVRQKCSETVHALTTPLVTDSEGRKFGKSTGGGSLWLDPDMTSPYAWYQYFINTADADVIRYLRWFTFLGAHELSELEEATAERPHERAAQRRLARELTTLVHGESATASVEHASQALFGRGELTQLDEPTLAAALREAAVARLEPGGADSIIDLLVSTGLSASKGAARRTLAEGGVSVNNVKITTDDWVPGAGDFLHGKWLVLRRGKRNVAGVERVP; this is encoded by the coding sequence GTGGGTAGCAGCATCCTCGACGATCTGGAATGGCGTGGGCTGGTCGCCCAATCCACTGACCGCGACGCGCTCGGACAGGCGTTGGCCGGCGGACCGGTGACCGTGTACTCGGGATTCGACCCGACGGCGCCGAGTCTGCACGCCGGTCACCTGATCCCACTGCTCACGCTGCGCCGGTTCCAGCAGGCGGGGCACCGGCCGATCGTGCTCGCCGGCGGCGCCACCGGGATGATCGGCGATCCTCGCGACGTGGGGGAGCGCACGTTGCAGACCGCCGACACCGTCGCCGAGTGGGCCGACCGGATCCGGGGCCAGCTCGAACGGTTCGTGGAGTTCGACGGGTCTGCGACCGGAGCGGTCATCGCCGACAACCTGACCTGGACCTCGGAGTTGTCGGCGATCGAATTCCTGCGTGACGTCGGCAAGCACTTCTCGGTCAACGTGATGCTCGATCGCGACACGGTGCGACGCCGGCTGGACGGGGAGGGCATCTCCTACACGGAGTTCAGTTACATGCTGTTGCAGGCCAACGACTTCGTCGAGCTGCACCAGCGCTACGGGTGCACACTTCAGGTCGGCGGCTCCGACCAGTGGGGCAACATCATCGCCGGCGTGCGACTGGTCCGGCAGAAGTGCAGCGAGACCGTGCACGCGCTGACCACCCCGCTGGTGACGGACTCCGAGGGGCGCAAGTTCGGCAAGTCCACCGGCGGCGGCAGCCTCTGGCTGGACCCGGACATGACCAGCCCCTATGCGTGGTACCAGTACTTCATCAACACCGCTGATGCCGATGTCATCCGCTACCTGAGGTGGTTCACCTTCCTGGGAGCCCACGAGCTCAGCGAGCTCGAAGAGGCGACCGCGGAGCGACCGCACGAACGGGCCGCGCAACGTCGGTTGGCGAGGGAGTTGACGACCTTGGTGCACGGGGAGTCGGCGACGGCGTCGGTGGAGCACGCCAGCCAGGCGCTGTTCGGGCGCGGCGAGCTGACCCAGCTCGATGAGCCGACTCTGGCTGCGGCGCTGCGCGAGGCGGCGGTCGCCCGCCTCGAACCCGGCGGGGCGGACTCGATCATCGACCTGTTGGTCTCGACCGGTCTTTCGGCGAGCAAGGGAGCGGCCCGGCGCACCCTCGCGGAGGGGGGTGTGTCGGTGAACAACGTCAAAATCACCACCGACGACTGGGTCCCGGGTGCGGGTGATTTTCTGCACGGGAAGTGGTTGGTGCTGCGTCGCGGCAAACGCAACGTCGCCGGTGTGGAGCGAGTCCCATGA
- a CDS encoding DNA-3-methyladenine glycosylase: MSAEALAVDPLTAARLLLGSTLIGRGVDAVIVEVEAYGGPADGPWPDAAAHSYRGPGLRNAVMFGPPGRLYTYRSHGIHVCANVACASDGVAAAVLLRAAVVREGVTVARRRRGEHLTEKALARGPGNLCSALGITMEDNGVELFDPGSPVRLALNELRVGDAGPRVGVSKAADRPWRMWLPGHPEVSAYRRSPRAPAPGLSD, from the coding sequence ATGTCGGCCGAAGCACTCGCGGTCGACCCGCTCACCGCAGCACGGCTGCTGCTGGGGTCGACACTGATCGGACGCGGCGTCGACGCCGTGATCGTCGAGGTCGAGGCCTACGGCGGTCCGGCCGACGGACCGTGGCCAGACGCAGCGGCTCACTCGTATCGGGGGCCGGGCCTGCGCAATGCGGTGATGTTCGGCCCGCCGGGACGGCTCTACACCTACCGCAGCCACGGAATCCACGTGTGCGCCAACGTGGCGTGCGCCTCCGACGGCGTGGCCGCGGCCGTGTTGCTGCGCGCCGCGGTCGTCAGGGAGGGCGTAACCGTCGCCCGTCGTCGGCGCGGCGAGCACCTCACCGAGAAGGCCCTGGCCCGTGGACCGGGCAATCTCTGCTCGGCGCTGGGCATCACCATGGAGGACAACGGTGTCGAGCTCTTCGATCCGGGCTCACCGGTCCGGCTCGCACTCAACGAGCTGCGGGTCGGAGACGCCGGGCCACGGGTCGGGGTGAGCAAGGCCGCCGACCGCCCGTGGCGGATGTGGCTGCCCGGTCATCCCGAGGTATCGGCCTACCGACGCAGTCCACGGGCACCGGCTCCGGGGCTCAGTGACTGA
- a CDS encoding alpha/beta hydrolase, which yields MVDASLRTVPDGKVDVTAPVTIDGLSHIDPADPAMPMYRVIANNRRPVALRDLMIAPVRSGYIGDGGQPDPALVPPSGAEAVPDVAVEQVYLPVRDGVARCQLYRPSDSVDRRLPVIVYYHGGGFTVGSSEDCDFLARKLAVTNNALVVSANYRSAPEFMFPVPFDDAVDVYAWVVDHGADIDADTARVVVAGDSAGSNFAAALPLRARDEGLRIPDAVVMLGAFADFHFERWPSFLALAPRGVVYDMAFAGFIRGAYVGTTAWDHPWVSPIEGALDGYPLAVVVAGTHDPIVDSARAFAERIRQAGGRAVGYFPDGMPHGFYFFPGVHPEEDVAYRVVAEALAGVLRS from the coding sequence GTGGTCGACGCGTCCCTGCGCACCGTTCCCGACGGCAAGGTCGACGTCACCGCGCCGGTGACCATCGACGGGCTCAGCCATATCGACCCCGCCGACCCGGCGATGCCGATGTACCGGGTGATCGCCAACAACCGCCGACCGGTCGCATTGCGCGACCTGATGATCGCGCCGGTGCGGTCGGGCTATATCGGCGACGGCGGTCAACCGGACCCGGCCCTGGTTCCGCCCAGCGGTGCCGAGGCGGTACCCGACGTGGCGGTCGAGCAGGTGTACCTGCCGGTGCGCGACGGGGTAGCCCGCTGCCAGTTGTACCGGCCCTCGGATTCGGTCGACCGGCGGCTGCCGGTCATCGTCTACTACCACGGCGGCGGATTCACCGTCGGCTCGTCCGAGGACTGCGACTTCCTGGCCCGCAAGCTCGCCGTCACCAACAACGCCCTGGTGGTGTCGGCCAACTACCGGTCCGCCCCTGAGTTCATGTTCCCGGTGCCCTTCGACGACGCCGTCGACGTCTACGCGTGGGTGGTGGATCACGGCGCCGACATCGACGCCGACACCGCCCGGGTGGTCGTCGCGGGGGACTCCGCGGGCTCCAACTTCGCCGCCGCACTGCCGTTGCGGGCCCGCGACGAGGGCCTGCGGATCCCCGACGCGGTCGTCATGCTCGGCGCATTCGCGGACTTTCACTTCGAACGGTGGCCCTCGTTCCTCGCACTGGCACCGCGCGGCGTCGTCTACGACATGGCCTTCGCCGGTTTCATCCGCGGCGCCTACGTCGGGACGACGGCATGGGACCACCCGTGGGTGAGCCCCATCGAAGGTGCGCTGGACGGCTACCCGCTCGCCGTCGTGGTAGCGGGCACGCACGATCCGATCGTCGATTCGGCGCGGGCGTTCGCCGAGCGCATCCGCCAGGCCGGCGGCCGAGCCGTCGGTTATTTCCCCGACGGGATGCCACACGGCTTCTACTTCTTCCCCGGAGTCCATCCCGAAGAGGACGTCGCCTACCGCGTCGTCGCCGAAGCCCTGGCCGGCGTACTCCGCAGCTGA
- a CDS encoding Trm112 family protein — MSSTTLDEKLLAILVCPQDRGPLMFVDDCLYNPRLHRKYRIEDGIPVLLVDEAVGVDDDEHRRLIAAADDPS; from the coding sequence TTGAGCAGCACCACGCTCGACGAGAAACTCCTGGCCATCCTGGTCTGCCCGCAGGACCGCGGGCCGCTGATGTTCGTCGACGACTGCCTGTACAACCCGCGCCTGCACCGCAAGTACCGCATCGAGGACGGGATCCCGGTGCTGTTGGTCGACGAAGCGGTCGGCGTCGACGACGACGAGCACCGTCGGCTGATCGCCGCGGCCGACGACCCGTCCTGA
- a CDS encoding acyl-CoA synthetase: protein MDLSAITGPVGRLVATAQNGLEVLRYGGLETGAVPSPFQIIESVPMYRLRRYFPPDSRPGAKPAGPPVLMVHPMMMSADMWDVTREDGAVGILHRAGIDPWVIDFGSPDKMEGGMQRTLADHIVALSAAIDTVKTVTGRDIHLAGYSQGGMFTYQTAAYRRTKDIASIVAFGAPVDTLAALPMNLPATLAPAAADFMADHVFSRIDIPGWLARTGFQMLDPIKTAQSRIDFLRQLHDREALLPREQQRKFLASEGWIAWSGPAISELLKQFIAHNRMMTGGFSIHGDLVTLSDIDCPVLAVIGEVDDIGQPASVRGIKRAAPKADVYEFLIRAGHFGLVVGSKASDQTWPTVADWVRWLDGGGSMPDGVSPMALQPTEASESGVTLTSRLAHSTAAATEMAFSLARSAADALVSANRSARTLAVETARTLPRLARLGQVNDHTRISLGRIMSEQARDFPQGEALLFDGRVHTYEAVDRRVNNVVRGLIEVGVRQGARVGVLMDTRPSALVAIAALSRLGAVAVMLPPDADLAAAVELAAVSEVIADPSSLDAARRLEMRVLVLGGGESRDLHVPADADVIDMERIDPDRVELPGWYRPNPGLARDLAFVAFSTVSGQLVARQITNFRWALSAFGTASAANLSRSDTVYCLTPLHHQSGLLVSLGGAVVGGARIALSRELRPDRFVQEIRQYGVTVVSYTWAMLREVIDDPAFSLTGNHPVRLFIGSGMPTGLWKRVVEVFEPANVVEFFATTDGQAVLANVKGAKIGSKGRPLPGGGEIALAAYDPEEDLILEDEQGFVRRADTNEVGVLLARPRGPVDPLASVKRGVFAPADTWVSTEYLFRRDEDGDYWLVDNRAAVIHTERGPVFAATVNDAAGRLGAVDMAVTYGVEVDGETIAVTALALHPGGSVPSADLSEALADLPVGEAPDLVHVVNDMTLTATYRPLAGPLQQQGIPKASRNAWYRDPDSTRYKRLTAAVRNEIAGNRS from the coding sequence GTGGACCTCTCGGCGATTACCGGGCCGGTGGGCCGACTGGTGGCCACGGCGCAGAACGGTCTGGAGGTGCTGCGCTACGGCGGCCTCGAGACCGGGGCCGTGCCGTCGCCGTTCCAGATCATCGAGAGCGTGCCGATGTACCGGCTGCGGCGCTACTTCCCGCCCGACTCCCGGCCCGGAGCCAAGCCCGCCGGCCCGCCGGTCCTGATGGTGCACCCGATGATGATGTCGGCCGACATGTGGGACGTCACCCGCGAGGACGGCGCCGTCGGCATCCTGCACCGCGCCGGTATCGACCCGTGGGTGATCGACTTCGGATCGCCCGACAAGATGGAAGGCGGCATGCAACGCACGCTTGCCGACCACATCGTGGCGTTGAGCGCAGCCATCGACACGGTCAAGACCGTCACCGGCCGCGACATCCATCTCGCCGGCTATTCGCAGGGCGGCATGTTCACCTACCAGACGGCGGCGTATCGCCGGACCAAGGACATCGCCAGCATCGTGGCGTTCGGGGCGCCGGTGGACACGCTGGCGGCGCTGCCGATGAATCTGCCGGCCACCTTGGCACCGGCAGCCGCCGACTTCATGGCCGATCACGTCTTCAGCCGCATCGACATCCCGGGGTGGCTGGCCCGCACCGGCTTCCAGATGCTCGACCCGATCAAGACGGCGCAGTCGCGGATCGACTTCCTGCGCCAGCTGCACGACCGGGAGGCATTGCTGCCGAGGGAACAACAGCGCAAGTTCCTGGCGTCGGAGGGCTGGATCGCGTGGTCGGGTCCGGCGATCTCCGAACTGCTCAAGCAGTTCATCGCGCACAACCGCATGATGACAGGCGGCTTCTCCATCCACGGTGACCTGGTCACGTTGTCCGACATCGACTGTCCGGTGCTGGCGGTGATCGGTGAAGTCGACGACATCGGACAGCCCGCGTCGGTGCGCGGCATCAAGCGCGCCGCGCCGAAGGCCGACGTTTACGAGTTCCTCATTCGGGCAGGACATTTCGGCTTGGTCGTGGGTTCCAAGGCGTCCGACCAGACGTGGCCGACCGTCGCCGACTGGGTGCGCTGGCTCGACGGCGGCGGCTCGATGCCCGACGGGGTGTCGCCGATGGCCCTGCAGCCCACCGAGGCCAGTGAGAGCGGGGTGACGCTGACCTCGCGGCTGGCCCACAGCACCGCCGCCGCCACGGAGATGGCCTTCAGCCTCGCGCGTTCGGCCGCCGACGCCCTGGTCTCGGCAAACCGCTCCGCGCGCACGCTGGCCGTCGAGACCGCGCGTACCCTGCCGCGCCTGGCGCGCCTCGGACAGGTCAACGACCACACCCGAATCTCGCTGGGCCGCATCATGAGTGAGCAGGCTCGTGATTTTCCGCAGGGCGAGGCGCTGCTGTTCGACGGCCGGGTGCACACCTACGAGGCGGTCGACCGCCGGGTCAACAACGTCGTGCGCGGTCTGATCGAGGTCGGGGTTCGACAGGGCGCTCGGGTCGGAGTGCTGATGGATACCCGACCGAGTGCGCTGGTCGCGATCGCTGCACTGTCGCGCCTCGGCGCCGTGGCGGTGATGTTGCCGCCCGACGCCGACCTGGCCGCCGCGGTCGAGTTGGCCGCGGTCTCCGAGGTCATCGCGGACCCGAGCAGCCTCGATGCGGCCCGCCGCCTCGAGATGCGGGTGCTCGTGCTCGGCGGCGGCGAATCCCGGGACCTGCACGTCCCGGCCGATGCCGACGTCATCGACATGGAGCGGATCGATCCCGACCGGGTTGAACTGCCCGGCTGGTACCGGCCCAACCCCGGGCTGGCGCGGGACCTGGCCTTTGTGGCGTTCAGCACGGTCAGCGGCCAGCTGGTGGCCCGCCAGATCACCAACTTCCGCTGGGCGCTGTCGGCCTTCGGCACCGCGTCGGCGGCCAACCTCAGCCGCAGCGACACCGTGTACTGCCTGACGCCGCTGCACCACCAGTCCGGTCTGTTGGTCAGCCTGGGCGGGGCGGTGGTCGGCGGTGCCCGTATCGCCCTGTCGCGGGAGTTGCGCCCGGACCGTTTCGTCCAGGAGATCCGCCAGTACGGGGTGACGGTCGTGTCCTACACCTGGGCGATGCTGCGGGAGGTCATCGACGACCCGGCGTTCTCCCTGACCGGCAACCACCCCGTGCGGTTGTTCATCGGCTCGGGGATGCCGACCGGGCTGTGGAAGCGCGTCGTCGAGGTGTTCGAACCCGCCAACGTGGTGGAGTTCTTCGCCACCACCGACGGTCAGGCCGTGCTGGCCAACGTCAAGGGCGCCAAGATCGGCAGCAAGGGCCGTCCGCTGCCGGGCGGCGGCGAGATCGCGCTGGCCGCCTACGACCCGGAAGAGGATCTGATCCTCGAAGACGAGCAGGGGTTCGTCCGTCGGGCTGACACCAACGAGGTCGGGGTACTCCTGGCGCGTCCGCGCGGCCCGGTGGACCCGCTGGCCTCGGTCAAGCGCGGCGTCTTCGCCCCGGCCGACACCTGGGTGTCCACCGAGTACCTGTTCCGGCGCGACGAAGACGGCGATTACTGGCTGGTCGACAATCGCGCCGCGGTCATCCACACCGAGCGCGGACCGGTGTTCGCCGCCACCGTCAACGACGCCGCCGGCCGGCTCGGTGCGGTCGACATGGCCGTCACCTACGGCGTCGAGGTCGACGGCGAGACGATCGCGGTCACCGCACTGGCGTTGCATCCGGGCGGAAGCGTGCCCTCGGCCGATCTCAGTGAAGCGTTGGCCGATCTCCCGGTCGGCGAAGCGCCTGATCTGGTGCACGTGGTCAATGACATGACACTGACCGCGACCTACCGCCCCCTGGCGGGCCCGCTGCAGCAGCAGGGCATCCCGAAGGCGTCGCGTAACGCCTGGTACCGCGACCCCGATAGCACTCGGTACAAGCGTTTGACAGCTGCCGTGCGGAACGAGATCGCCGGCAATCGGTCGTGA
- a CDS encoding ABC-F family ATP-binding cassette domain-containing protein → MANLINTERATVAYGTRTLLDGVSLGVEEGDAIGVVGRNGDGKSTLLKVLTGTLVPDSGRVTHTSDLSVGYLRQADDFEAGATVRSVIVGGRPDHVWAADAQTRSVVEHLLAGVDLDAPVSTLSGGERRRVALAEVLIAAHDVVILDEPTNHLDVEVIGWLAGQLTARPARALVVVSHDRWFLDAVCTKTWEVHDGTVDSYDGGYAAYVLARAERMRMAAGTEARRKNLMRKELAWLRRGPPARTSKPKFRIQAANDLIADEPPPRDSLVLQRFASARLGKDVFDLHRVRLEVGEPPRVVLDGIDWSIGPGARIGLVGVNGTGKTSVLRLLLGELEPVSGTVKRGVTLRIGYLSQAVRELDESQRVIDAVEDRRRITELAGGREISAETLLKDFGFVGDKLVTRVSELSGGERRRLQFLRLLLDEPNVLLLDEPTNDLDIDTLTVIEDYLDGWPGTLLVVSHDRYFLERVSDVTYALTGGGRCDLLPGGVEQYLADRAAAARPDPARSEPRAESAAARDRRTGKELSRIESQLGKLDDRIAALHESMAHAAADHVRAGELNAELTELLDKKDSLEETWLALAEDAE, encoded by the coding sequence ATGGCAAACCTCATCAACACCGAACGAGCGACTGTCGCCTACGGCACTCGCACCTTGCTCGATGGTGTCAGCCTCGGGGTTGAGGAGGGCGACGCGATCGGTGTCGTCGGCCGCAACGGTGACGGAAAATCGACGCTTCTGAAAGTGCTGACAGGGACTCTGGTTCCCGATTCCGGACGGGTGACGCACACCTCGGATCTGTCGGTCGGTTACCTGCGCCAGGCCGACGATTTCGAGGCCGGCGCGACCGTGCGGTCGGTGATCGTCGGTGGCCGCCCCGACCACGTCTGGGCAGCCGATGCCCAGACCCGGTCTGTCGTCGAGCATCTCCTGGCCGGCGTGGATCTGGATGCGCCGGTCTCCACGCTCTCGGGTGGCGAACGTCGTCGCGTCGCGCTGGCCGAGGTGCTGATCGCCGCTCATGACGTGGTGATCCTCGACGAACCGACCAACCACCTCGACGTGGAGGTGATCGGCTGGCTGGCCGGGCAACTGACCGCCCGCCCGGCCCGGGCACTGGTCGTGGTCAGCCATGACCGGTGGTTCCTCGACGCCGTGTGCACCAAGACCTGGGAGGTGCACGACGGCACCGTCGACTCCTACGACGGCGGCTACGCCGCCTACGTGCTCGCGCGTGCCGAACGGATGCGCATGGCGGCCGGCACCGAAGCACGCCGAAAGAACCTCATGCGCAAGGAGTTGGCCTGGCTCCGGCGCGGACCCCCGGCACGGACCTCCAAACCCAAGTTTCGCATCCAGGCCGCCAACGACCTGATCGCCGACGAGCCGCCGCCGCGCGATTCGCTTGTGCTGCAGCGGTTCGCCTCGGCCCGGCTGGGCAAGGACGTGTTCGATCTGCACCGGGTCCGACTGGAGGTCGGCGAGCCCCCGCGGGTGGTGCTCGACGGCATCGACTGGTCGATCGGACCGGGTGCCCGGATCGGGCTGGTCGGGGTCAACGGCACCGGCAAGACCTCGGTGCTGCGGCTGCTTCTGGGTGAGCTCGAACCGGTCTCGGGCACGGTCAAACGCGGCGTGACGCTGCGCATCGGTTATCTCAGCCAGGCGGTGCGGGAACTCGACGAATCGCAGCGGGTGATCGACGCGGTCGAGGACCGCCGCCGGATCACCGAACTCGCCGGTGGCCGAGAGATCAGCGCCGAGACTCTGCTCAAGGACTTCGGATTCGTCGGCGACAAGCTGGTCACCCGCGTCTCCGAACTCTCCGGCGGGGAGCGGCGTCGCCTGCAGTTCCTGCGCCTGCTGCTCGACGAACCCAACGTGCTCCTTCTCGACGAGCCCACCAACGACCTCGACATCGACACGCTGACCGTCATCGAGGACTATCTCGACGGCTGGCCCGGCACCCTGCTCGTGGTCAGCCACGACCGTTACTTCCTCGAGCGCGTCAGTGACGTGACCTATGCGCTGACCGGCGGTGGACGCTGTGACCTGTTGCCCGGCGGGGTCGAGCAGTATCTGGCCGACCGGGCCGCTGCGGCCCGACCGGACCCCGCCCGCAGCGAGCCCCGGGCCGAATCGGCAGCGGCCCGCGACCGGCGTACCGGAAAGGAGTTGTCGCGCATCGAGAGCCAGCTGGGCAAGCTGGACGACCGCATCGCCGCACTGCACGAGTCGATGGCCCACGCTGCGGCGGACCATGTCCGGGCCGGCGAACTCAACGCCGAACTCACCGAGCTGCTTGACAAAAAGGACTCCCTGGAAGAGACGTGGCTGGCACTCGCCGAGGATGCCGAATGA
- the argH gene encoding argininosuccinate lyase has product MSTNEGSLWGGRFSDGPSAPLAALSKSTHFDWALAPYDITASKAHVRVLFSAGLLSTEQRDGLLTGLDNLAADVADGSFGPVTTDEDVHGALERGLIDRVGAELGGRLRAGRSRNDQVATLFRLWLRDAIRRVADGVLEVVAALATQAAAHPTAIMPGKTHLQSAQPVLLAHHLLAHAHPLLRDVDRLADVDRRAAVSPYGSGALAGSSLGLDPDAIATELGFAAAADNSIDATAARDFAAEAAFVFTMIGVDLSRFAEDIILWSTTEFGYVTLHDAWSTGSSIMPQKKNPDIAELARGKSGRLIGNLTGLLATLKAQPLAYNRDLQEDKEPVFDSVAQLELLLPAMAGLVGTLRFDVDRMAALAPLGYTLATDVAEWLVRRGVPFRIAHEAAGAAVRAAEARGVGLEDLADAELADIHPDLTPQVREVLTIEGSVDSRDARGGTAPVQVAKQLSTVRHTADELRLRLRR; this is encoded by the coding sequence GTGAGCACGAACGAGGGGTCGCTGTGGGGTGGGCGGTTCAGCGATGGGCCGTCCGCACCACTGGCCGCGCTGAGCAAGAGCACCCATTTCGACTGGGCGCTGGCGCCCTATGACATCACCGCGTCCAAAGCCCACGTCCGCGTGCTGTTCTCCGCCGGGTTGCTCAGCACCGAGCAGCGCGACGGCCTGCTGACCGGTCTGGACAACCTGGCCGCCGATGTCGCCGACGGCAGCTTCGGACCGGTGACCACTGACGAGGACGTGCACGGCGCGCTGGAACGGGGCCTGATCGACCGGGTCGGCGCCGAACTCGGCGGGCGGTTGCGGGCCGGCCGGTCACGCAACGACCAGGTCGCGACGCTGTTCCGGCTGTGGCTGCGCGACGCCATCCGCCGCGTCGCGGACGGTGTGCTGGAGGTGGTGGCGGCGTTGGCCACTCAGGCTGCCGCGCACCCGACGGCGATCATGCCCGGCAAGACCCATCTGCAGTCGGCGCAACCGGTGCTGCTGGCCCACCATCTGCTCGCCCACGCCCATCCGCTGCTGCGCGACGTCGACCGGCTCGCCGACGTCGACAGACGCGCTGCGGTCTCGCCGTACGGTTCGGGTGCGCTGGCCGGCTCCTCCCTCGGGCTGGACCCGGATGCGATCGCTACCGAACTCGGCTTCGCCGCCGCCGCCGACAATTCGATCGATGCCACCGCAGCGCGGGATTTCGCCGCGGAGGCGGCGTTCGTGTTCACGATGATCGGGGTGGACCTGTCGCGGTTCGCCGAGGACATCATCCTGTGGAGCACCACCGAATTCGGCTACGTGACACTGCACGACGCCTGGTCGACGGGCAGCTCGATCATGCCGCAGAAGAAGAATCCCGACATCGCCGAGCTGGCCCGCGGCAAGTCCGGACGGTTGATCGGCAACCTGACGGGGCTGCTGGCCACACTCAAGGCGCAGCCGCTGGCCTACAACCGGGATCTGCAGGAGGACAAGGAGCCCGTCTTCGACTCGGTCGCCCAACTCGAACTGCTTCTGCCCGCGATGGCGGGACTGGTGGGCACGCTGCGTTTCGACGTCGACCGGATGGCCGCACTGGCGCCGCTGGGCTACACCCTGGCCACCGACGTCGCCGAATGGCTGGTGCGCCGCGGTGTTCCGTTCCGGATCGCCCACGAGGCCGCCGGGGCGGCGGTGCGGGCGGCCGAGGCCCGCGGCGTGGGCCTGGAGGATCTCGCCGACGCCGAGTTGGCCGACATCCATCCCGACCTGACCCCGCAGGTGCGTGAGGTGCTGACCATCGAGGGATCGGTGGACTCGCGCGACGCCCGCGGCGGCACCGCCCCGGTTCAGGTGGCCAAGCAGCTCAGCACGGTGCGCCACACCGCAGACGAGTTACGGCTGCGCCTGCGCCGCTAG
- a CDS encoding argininosuccinate synthase, which produces MSERVILAYSGGLDTSVAISWIGKETGREVVAVAIDLGQGGEDMDVVRQRALDCGAVEAVVVDARDEFAEQYCLPAIQSNALYMDRYPLVSALSRPLIVKHLVDAARDHGGGTVAHGCTGKGNDQVRFEVGFASLAPDLQVLAPVRDYAWTREKAIAFAEENAIPINVTKRSPFSIDQNVWGRAVETGFLEHLWNAPTKDVYEYTEDPTVNWGVPDEVVIGFDKGVPVSIDGQPVTVLQAIEQLNARAGAQGVGRLDVVEDRLVGIKSREIYEAPGAMVLITAHTELEHVTLERELGRFKRTTDQKWGELVYDGLWFSPLKSALESFVAHTQQHVTGEIRLVLHGGHIAVNGRRSAESLYDFNLATYDEGDTFDQSAARGFVQIHGLSSSISARRDLGIK; this is translated from the coding sequence ATGTCCGAGCGCGTCATCCTGGCGTATTCCGGCGGTCTGGACACCTCGGTGGCGATCAGCTGGATCGGCAAGGAGACCGGTCGCGAGGTGGTCGCCGTGGCCATCGACCTCGGGCAGGGCGGTGAGGATATGGACGTCGTGCGGCAGCGTGCGCTGGACTGCGGCGCCGTGGAGGCCGTCGTCGTCGACGCCCGCGACGAGTTCGCCGAGCAGTACTGCCTGCCCGCCATCCAGTCCAATGCGCTCTACATGGACCGCTACCCGCTGGTCTCGGCGCTGAGCCGGCCGTTGATCGTCAAGCATCTCGTCGACGCCGCCCGCGACCACGGCGGCGGCACCGTCGCGCACGGCTGCACGGGCAAGGGCAACGATCAGGTGCGGTTCGAAGTCGGATTCGCTTCCCTGGCACCCGATCTGCAGGTGCTCGCGCCCGTGCGCGACTACGCGTGGACACGGGAGAAGGCGATCGCGTTCGCCGAGGAGAACGCCATCCCGATCAACGTCACCAAGCGTTCGCCGTTCTCGATCGACCAGAACGTCTGGGGCCGCGCCGTCGAGACCGGATTCCTCGAGCATCTGTGGAACGCGCCGACCAAGGACGTCTACGAGTACACCGAGGACCCGACGGTGAACTGGGGCGTGCCCGACGAGGTGGTCATCGGGTTCGACAAGGGCGTGCCGGTGTCCATCGACGGGCAGCCGGTCACCGTCCTGCAGGCGATCGAGCAGCTCAACGCGCGCGCCGGCGCCCAGGGTGTGGGCCGGCTCGACGTGGTCGAGGACCGGCTGGTCGGCATCAAGAGCCGAGAGATCTACGAAGCGCCGGGCGCGATGGTGCTCATCACCGCGCACACCGAACTCGAGCACGTCACCCTCGAGCGCGAACTCGGCCGCTTCAAGCGGACCACCGACCAGAAATGGGGCGAGCTGGTCTACGACGGGCTGTGGTTCTCGCCGCTCAAATCGGCGCTGGAGTCGTTCGTCGCGCACACCCAGCAGCACGTCACCGGGGAGATCCGGCTGGTGCTGCACGGCGGGCACATCGCGGTGAACGGCCGCCGCAGCGCCGAGTCGCTCTACGATTTCAACCTGGCCACCTACGACGAGGGCGACACCTTCGACCAGTCGGCGGCGCGGGGCTTCGTTCAGATCCACGGGCTGTCGTCGAGCATCTCCGCGCGGCGCGACCTGGGCATCAAGTGA